Genomic window (Chelmon rostratus isolate fCheRos1 chromosome 15, fCheRos1.pri, whole genome shotgun sequence):
ACCCAACTTCCCTGTGAACATGCTCCTGAACACTGGTGTCTCTAAGGAAAACTCTGATTGAAATAGCTCCTACAatgttatctttttttttttctaatttctgaTGATAATTTATGAAGTCACGGAAGGACAGTAGCCTTTGTTGTAAAAACAAATACCATAAAGAAAAGCATGGAATTATCATTGATAGCATCTCCATGTATTGTGATATTAGCACAGAAGCAGCTGTATTATATGGAGGAGTTCCCTTTCACAGGCCACACAACAGCTGAGATTACTGAGGGATTGCACCAtcttcctgtgctgctgcctgctgctgtcaaaCGGCCCAAAACAAGGCAGTACTACAGCGTAAAATGGGGTAAACCATCTAGCAAAATCAGATATATTCGTATTTTTTCATCGATTTATTCGCTAAATACGCAATATGGTGTTATAtatgtttgtgatgttttagAGTGTATGGTAATTAGTCCTACATATTGTCATTATTGTCCCAAAACATCATAGTGATATTCCTGACACCCCTCAATAACAAATGGTTTGCTCCGTTGCTATGCTATCTTGTGTGGACATTCTCCAGGGTGATGAAGAAGATGTAGTTGTTCGGCCTGAAAATATATACGTTTTTCGGTTTCATACGTAAATCACGTGAACCGTGACATTAATTACAATGGCCGGTATAAGGAGAGTTAACGGAAAATTATCGGGAATCAACCCAGCTGTCAGGTAATGTTAATGTCGAATTGGGTTTATAGACAACGGCGAAGCTGTCAAGCTAGCACGGCTAACGTTAGCGCGAGCCGTTATTTGTCGCCGTTTTAACAGCAGTTATCGCTAATTAACGTCAACGGTTCCGTTAGCAATTGTGCTAACGTTAGCGAGGTGCCCGACCGGTTATAGGTTACACTGCCAGTGTTAATAAGCTGGCTAAGCGACATAGTAATATATCTTACAACGTTAACACCCATTCCAAGAAAGCCCCCGCACCTcagttaatgttgttttttgtggcCATCATCAAGCTAATGTTACCTAATGTTTAATGAATTATGAAGCATCTGTGGAAAAAGTACTGCACTCTcaaaaaatatcaacaaaaacatATGCCTAATTATCTCATAATTTACTGACTATTTCAAGTGCTGGAACAATGTCATAATGGTAAAACTGCATCTATTTATTATGGGAAAAACTGTCCTCGACATGTGTTGCAGTCATAAGATGTTAAGCTTAAGCTATCTCATCATGGTGACTGACCTTAGCAATAATGATCTCATCTGTCATAGTCTGTCATACAGTTTTTAAATATGCTTTAGTGGATTCAGTCCCACTGCTAAATTCAGCTGAGGAAAACATCCAAATAGAAGATCCAGCTAACTGACCATTTCTAATGTGGATAGAATAGTTCAGTAGTCCTTTGGTTATACAGCAAGTAAGCTGGACCCTGTGTTGAGCTTTATCTTCATCAAACTGTTGTTTCCACAGTTAAGAATGACACTTATTGGTCGGCATTCATCTGAGgttaatgttaaaaatgaacaaatattctGACTATATAGTATATACTTTctattgttatatttttttaGTTGCTGTCGCCTGCGTCAGGTTCAGTCTCTGCTCTGCGAGGGTGGCACTGCGACCCCTGATGGCATCCTGTGCTCGCTCGGTATGTTAAGTTGCAAAGTTTGTTATCTTTAAACCTTATTTCATTATATGACCCAGTTCCCTGCGCTGTGCTACACTGTCTGCTCAGGCTAAAGGAAGTTAatgaaataatattaataaaactgTTTATATGGTCGTTCTAAAACGGACAACatattttaatgtcatttttttgtgtaatttagGGATTGACAGCAGATATAATGAGGGGTGCACTGAGCTGGCGAAATACCTGTTCTATGGACTATATGGACGAAATCAGCTGAATCTGGAACATGTCCTTGAGGAATTTCCTGAAGAAATGCTGGATGGTGAGTTTTTCCAAGTGTTGTCTACAAGATTTCAATCATATTTTTGTGCTtgctttagtttttatttattctgacaAATTACTTATCCGCTTTACAGATGTAATCCTGCTGATCAAGGCTGAGTGTGTTCATCTGTACTGCAACCCGGTGAACTACAGTTACCTCTTGCCCTATGTGTCCCACTGGAGGAACCTGCATCTCTACTGCATGACAGAAGCAGAGGTTAAAAAGCCTACTTCCCCCCAACAGGCCTATCATTCCTTTTaattacagtttatttaaatgCAACACCTTGTCTACAGTGGCTGCGCAGTGAAAGTAGcacattaatttaaaacaatgtGTTCTGGTTTATATACCAGTGTACCTTCAGTTTGTGTACAGGTGGCTGAGCCTCTTCAGAGCTGTTAGTTGTCTCACATTGCTTCAGAAACTCAGATATCAAAGTAATGATTGACCTGTTTCATTGCTGAAAATTCTAAATATGACCTTTGTTGCAGTGATTGCCATTTGCAATTGTTGTCCTGAGATTCAGTCCTTTTCCTAATTGTCCACCCATGTAATTTTCCTGCCTCCGCTCACAGTATGAAgatgaggaagcagcagaggaattCAAAATCTCCAGTTTTGTCACAATGGTGCAAGACTGCTATCGTATTGGAGTACCTAACAGCTCCCAGGGTATATATCATTCCATTTTAATCTCCACATTAGTTCCTTACATGTGTTAAATATGACATTACATCTCAGTAAGGCagaataaaatgcagttttgctACTTGACAGCATGCACTTACATCAAAATTACACCAACAACACAAGTAATTATACCTGCTGTTACTGTTGCTTTTAGGACACATCCAGAGGTTTGATATGTTTATGGTGGAAAAGTGGCCCCTAATTCAAGCGTTTGCCCTGGAAGGCATCGGGGGAGGAAGCTTTTTTACCATGAAATACAAGGTACCTTTCAacctaaaaaataaatcagaaacaaCATACTTGTTGAGCTCTGATGTGGCAAAAttgaaatacatttcaaataaaagtaaGTGTAGCACTACATTGTACTTGTCCATTGCTTTTCCAGCTAATGGACATGAGTGAGAAGCTGTGGCAGGTTTACAACAGACTTGACCCAGTGTCCCTGGATAATGTCTTCACAGAGGTAAaatactttcttttttcatcagcTGTTCTAACTTTGACAGGATTCTGTCGCATTTAACTACAAGGCCTACCTGTGACATCTGACGACCTTTTTCTAAAATGATGTCCAGAAAATACATGGTAGTCATTAAGAATAAtcagtaattatttttttttatcaaggaAATTCTAATTATTTATCATCCTTGACCATCACAGTTACAATATCTAAAGATGTTCACATTCTTAGGGCGTTGTTGGTTATTCAGTCAGTTGAAGTAGAATCAATTGATTTTGATAATCAACTGTTTTAGTCTTAAATGATGTTGCTATTTTTTGTCTTATCAGCAGACATATTTAAACATGAACACGACCATTCAGTATGATATGAACTCTAACCttggtgctgtttgtttgtattttaggACTTGGTAAACTTTGAGAAGCAGTGGAGTGGGTTTTTCTCCAGCATGGACCTGGAGAGCCATCTCTCCATCTTGGAGCTATCTGAAGCGCAGGCAGGAGAGGTATGTTTATCACCACAGTCTCTGGACAGTACTTTACTGCCTTTCAACAGAAAGTTGTAAATAAGCAGAAAGTATAATAAGCAGTTATTAAAGTTATACTGACAAATCTTTCTCAAAATGAATAATAAGATTTTCTTCACAAAGTAAGATATTAAACACATTCACTCATTATATGAAGAGAAGATTAATAACAGTGAGTGATCAACCAGCCCTTTCTGTGAGTTGTGCTGTTTCGTTGTCATCAAAAAGcattacaaaaacaacatgtatgttttttttcatattttccattCTTTAGGTCAAAGATCATTTGGTTTAACTGTGAAAATACAATACAGTATGAGAAAAGTGCATGAAAGGATTGTGTGTTAAGTATGATCAAGAGTAATgttaaaataacagcaaaatcaTGCTTAAATTAGTATCATGCTTCCTCTATCCTCCTGCACTTCATTTATTAGTAGTTGAGTATCATAAGTCAGCATGGATGTGCCATCATTAGAGAGTATAATAGTGCAATTCATCTTCCTGCAAATGGAACATGGGCATGCAAACAGAGATGGTGTGTAGGGGGACAAAGGAATAGTGACTGGATGCTGATCAAGTCTGCTTCAGTGACTGCTATTGCATCTGTGGTGAAGTTTATGTCGTTtacaagaaatgaaaagaatattTTCAAATGGCATTGTTCAGTGTCTGGTCTTAGTCTTCAGCTAAGTGTCTGCATAAAGTGTATTCTCATCAATCCACAGGCATTCCGCACTTACTACTCACATGGACTGATCTCAAGCAACATCACAGATAAAAGGTATTCTTCATATACAGCAATGTTTGATTACTGAGATGATGTTCATCTGTAGTCTCctagaaagaaaaatacaattgcttaatcaaatgtttctttatttcagtaaaagtcAGCAGCCCTTTGTGTTGTTTGGGAAACATTCCTGCTCAGAGGATTTGGAGAGTTATTCTTTCAACTTTCCCTCAGAGAGTCATCAGGTCCGCAACACAGGCCCTCGAGGTTCTGCAGCCAGACACATGGTGAGAagtgtgatgtgaaaacacacagtgcaatACTATAGGATCTCTGTCAGCGGCTGGACACCTGCCAGAGTGCTTACAGCAGAGAAGACCTACCACTGCGAAAACTCCTCTGCATTTCATGTGGCATTAATGTAATGTTTCCATTGTGTGTACCTAATATTTCATAAATCACACTGCTCAAGTTTAAGAGCAGAACTGGCCTACAGCACCACCTGGTGAAATAATGCAGCATAACCAGTGATGTGCAGAGCAGTGATGCAAtaaatcatcttcatcatcttgtACCAGGACACGTGATTGCTGATCCTATGTCTCCTGTAGATATGAGATATGGGTCATTTTGCTccacttttttctgtgttgtttgtgaagTGGGAACATGCCATGAACGCAGTTTtcaaaagaaacactttttctGTCCTTTAGATTCTGCAGTGTGTGGCTCCCAAGGGACCTCTGGCCTGCTCTCGAACCTATTTTTTCGGGACCACCCACACACCTTACCTTGGtgaggtttcactctgtaaCTTAGATTTTTTAGCATTGATGTCCTCAGAATCACATTTCAGTGGAAACCCTGCTGCAGAGCTTAGTTTGTTAACCCAGTAGTACTTACTATCCCTTCATTAGAAACTGCTGAACTAAACGCATAACAAGCCCAAGTGGCTGTGTTGATGATGTTGCATGGAGTGTAGCTGCTCAGTACTATTTTCTGCTGACCTTTATATTGTTCTCTACTCTTTTGGTAACATTGCAGACACGTCCAAATACATGCAGTATTGATATCAATGCAACAATTACAGATGTgtccccctgctcctccttaTGGTCATTTAAACAATTGAAGATTGAAGATTTTGGCCATATTACCCATCCATAATTTGTACTGTTAATATAGAATTTCTTTACACTCGCTGTGTTTCACCCACAGGAAATCAAACCacagagcaaaagaaaacagaagtcTTGTAAGTGATTTAATTTTGGATTTCATAAGTAATATTTCCCTCTAAGCTATTCGGCCATTGTTAAATGTAAAGAATGTCTGAATGAAAGACTTTTTGCTTTTCAGACTTTTGTCACAGATTTATTCCGCTGCTGTTCAAGCAGTCCTGTCAGGAATTAAATGCTACTCCTGCACCACCAGCGCTACCAAGGTAAGAAGAAAAATTATTGCAGTATGTCCTGTGCTTGTATAGTTGATCATTAATAAATACTTGTTGTTGCAGGCTAAGGATGTGGCAGAGAACACCTTTCTAGTGGCTTTGGACTCAGTGAATTTAAGTCAGTACCGCAGTTCTCTCAGGTAcagattgattttatttttttctgctgttgtccACTGTATGAGTCTTTCAGCcaagcatgaaatgaaatgaaatgtactCTTAGAAGTGGCTtgattctgtcttttctctcctcaggtCCAAATGTGAATTCAACATTCAGGCAGTAAATAAACAAGGAAGGTGGGCATTAGGCAGTTCTGTCTGTAAACATTAGTGTTTTTTTGACACAGCTCCTTGAAATTTTCCTTGTGTTATTTGAGAAATACACACTCAGGTTGTGTTTTTATAAAACCTTTCAGACCTaaagaggctgtttttttttcaggatcATCCCTCTGACTGATGAAGAAAGCCGTTATGTTGTAAAAACAGTACGTTGGAGAAGAATATTTTTGTACTTGACCAAAGAATACACTGAAATGTacctcttttttaaaaatcttgaCTAATTGTACTTTTTTCTAAGGCCTCCATGACTGTCCATGATATCCCAGACCTGCAGTGGGATGGAGGGGACCTGGGCTCTGTGGTCTTTTCTGAATCCTTCTTGGAGTCCAGCATCAACATTCAACATAAAGGTACAGTATTGATTCGATTAAGCCTAGTTAGAATAGATTGCTGATTGATTCCACAAAGGAAATTAGATTTACATATAAGCAGCACAAAGCCACAGGTCACTGCCAACAGAAAATGGCAAAAGTCATTTTGGAACAACAGCGCTAGTCTAAAAAAGGCCAATTTGCTGCCctgaaaatcacatttgtgaTTCATCTtgtcatgtttgtctttctttgtcttgtttgtctatgctgaattttaaaaaagcctgtCTCTTCTCCTGCAGATGGCACTGTGTCCTCAGACAGCTGCTACACAATCCTGACTACATCTGTGCCTCGCTATGCATGCTGGCTGGTATGTGCAGAGCTGAAAGTCGAGTTCAGATGAATATGATAAACATAATGTTTGGATACAGACAGAGTTACGTAGTCTAGATTAATTTCGCAGTTAagtttattttcagaaaaacatgtgtcatctttagttaatgagtaaaatgttgaatttttttcCAATATTGTTATCAAAAGTTTTATGGTCATGTTACTTTTAGATGGAGTCTGATGTCAAGCAATCTGAGCAAGCCCAGCATCTTGCTAAGGTAAGTTCAGAAGCTTTATGTAGCTTTACGCAGTGTGTGAATACATGCTTATGAACGTATGAGCATGTGGCCTCATCACTCAGTATGTGTcttcagcagacagaggaaggcACTTGTCTGGGGACTGCTCTGACCGTAGCAGATGCTGCATATGTGTCCTCCAGCAGCCAGCTCTCCACACATGAAGAAGGTGACACTAATATTAACATTTGTATATGACAATACCATGACAAGTTATTTTTGTGATGTAATGTGAAAATGAGCTGCAattctgcatcatttttaatatttcttcaATGTTAATCTCAGGGAAAATAATTTTCTTCTCTGAGGGACTCCTCTTCATCCATTCTCAATATGGAAGTATTAGCCTGTCCAAGGATCACATCAGCACCATCAAGTTCTATGATCCGGTAATTTTTATATGTGATGTGACACGATGTCTGCTGTTACTTAGTAcatgaatgatttttttaaaggctgtgCTTTTTTTGCCTCCCTACAAAATTCTAAAACGTGATATGAAACCATTTGCAGTTGAATGTCCGGTACTGACTTGTGTGTGATTTGTATGTTCTCTTATTACCAGAACTCCAGTGCTGTGGCGTCTCTCTTTGTGGAGTATGAGAGCAGCCTGCTCCCTcacctccccttccctctccaCAGCTCCGACCAGTGTCTGGTCTTTGCTCTTCAGCCCAGGTCTAAGAGCCACAGGGCCTTCTATTCCAAGGTAGGAGCAGTGACTGCTGACAGGGTCTGAGACTGAAGATATATGTGGACCATCTGAGTATGGCTGATTTGTACTAACAGTCTCTTATCATGATTAAAAATCATTATTCCAACATTATCACTATGTATATTAGTACATAGTAATACATGTTAGTAATTTCCCAAAAATAGTTGTTGTAGGACTGAATATATTTGGTTTGAACCACCATGATTTGTGGACGAAATACAAGATTAAGATTTGGTTTCGTGTCGGTTCATGGATAATCCATCATCgtaaaaattaataaataaatgtctttagcctcttttttcttcatttgatCTCATTAAAGATATATCTCCAGTTGTATGAACCTTTTCTCTCTTGGTTTCAGGTTTTGTCAGTGTGGCAAAGTTCTGAATCTGGACTCACTCTGCAATTGGTGGACCAAGAGCACCTGACCTCAAACTATAAAAACATGTAAGATGACTCTCCTTCACAGCCTAAGATCAGTTGTCTGTGTGCTGATTCCAGTTTGATTTTTTGCCTTTGAAGTAACAAAGACACTTTCATATAATGTTTGTGATCTTATTTGATCAAATAAGTAAAAGTATCAAGTAAAAGCATGATAAACAGGGGCACAGTTCTACCATTTGAATATGTTTTACCAAGCCCCTCTCTCATCATGTCACCAGATTTCTTATAAGCTGTCTGAGACATAATAATACCATTGTTAACACAGTGTACTTCTGTTTAATAATGAGTCAGCCTTTCAGATGTTATATAAGGTTGTTAATTAAGGTTAACTCTGACTTTTTTCTCTCAGGCACAGCAGACTCCAGAAGCTGCACGACAGTCAGGAGCCACCAGTGGCCAAACGCAGAGGCAGCCTGAAGACTTCATACTGCCAGCTGCCAGAGCAGGACATGTTAGTACACACTCAAGTCACTCACAGTGCTGTGTAATTGGACCAAACAAGTAATGAAAACTGATGCTAGGTATTGCTTAATTGTGGTAAGTGTTCCCAAAATAGGATTTAGGCCTGTCTCTCAAGATGCAGTGTATTCATCAGTGGTGACCATCCACACTGGGACGGTCTTTTCTGCTGAGAGAAAGTCTGTAAGATAATTTAGCTTCAGTatctgaataaaaataaaacagtgcaCACACGTTTTCTTTCCTGCCATTGTGCCTCAAACAAAGAGGACCACATGCAAGGATAACCTTAGGGAGCCAAAGTACACATATTGTCCATTACTTATAAAATGAGTTGCTCCCTTTTGCAATCAGTCTGATTTGTCATTGCTTTGTTCCAGTAGAGATAAAAATTGTGGGAaattttgtgcttttgtatAAATATCTACTGCAAAAAATGGAGCAAATGCAAACAACAAGGTGGTGAAAGGAAACTTCAACTCTTGGCTTAAAAAATGGTTGCACTTTGTAAAATTATAGTCCTCATTTTTGTCTATTGCCTTACAAATACATGCTTAGTGccaaaatactttttttatgTAGTCAGGCCAGTGAGTTGTTACCCCATTTCTGATTTCTGCTTACTGGTTGTTGTATTCTGGTCTGTGCCAGGTTTCTTCAGCACTTTGCTTTGAGTAGTATTGGTCAGGAGCCCATTCTGTACGACCACCTGGGGGTGCTCTTcccctctgcagagctgaggaatCCAACCAACAGTAAGGGAGACAA
Coding sequences:
- the dnaaf9 gene encoding uncharacterized protein C20orf194 homolog isoform X1, which codes for MAGIRRVNGKLSGINPAVSCCRLRQVQSLLCEGGTATPDGILCSLGIDSRYNEGCTELAKYLFYGLYGRNQLNLEHVLEEFPEEMLDDVILLIKAECVHLYCNPVNYSYLLPYVSHWRNLHLYCMTEAEYEDEEAAEEFKISSFVTMVQDCYRIGVPNSSQGHIQRFDMFMVEKWPLIQAFALEGIGGGSFFTMKYKLMDMSEKLWQVYNRLDPVSLDNVFTEDLVNFEKQWSGFFSSMDLESHLSILELSEAQAGEAFRTYYSHGLISSNITDKSKSQQPFVLFGKHSCSEDLESYSFNFPSESHQVRNTGPRGSAARHMILQCVAPKGPLACSRTYFFGTTHTPYLGNQTTEQKKTEVLLLSQIYSAAVQAVLSGIKCYSCTTSATKAKDVAENTFLVALDSVNLSQYRSSLRSKCEFNIQAVNKQGRIIPLTDEESRYVVKTASMTVHDIPDLQWDGGDLGSVVFSESFLESSINIQHKDGTVSSDSCYTILTTSVPRYACWLMESDVKQSEQAQHLAKQTEEGTCLGTALTVADAAYVSSSSQLSTHEEGKIIFFSEGLLFIHSQYGSISLSKDHISTIKFYDPNSSAVASLFVEYESSLLPHLPFPLHSSDQCLVFALQPRSKSHRAFYSKVLSVWQSSESGLTLQLVDQEHLTSNYKNMHSRLQKLHDSQEPPVAKRRGSLKTSYCQLPEQDMFLQHFALSSIGQEPILYDHLGVLFPSAELRNPTNSKGDKVVITIISGLPGSHKKRLCNFLIQLNKERERWVVYNPDSCDSFSASHLQLYLSGFLESQRGPGGKPRLLVLSPGYTDVLDVVQAVLFHPDPVVQACFTIGAVTACVDPLASCMEHRFAFPKLLEQCSQGIVSTVVFTGLTAEQKHPLMQHVQQLVRSANPTAAFILAERGAVTRNEDVNLIFSESSFNEPQMLRARYILYPGWCKGNFLSGSGSVVLAQHHVAFNRPLERPLFVTRCKAFRSSLRPSPFQGNVYNVWGKVRFSDSDQLMEVSYNTVSGSLSIVPDHSINPLTPGPKETSTPCFLIFDGVGLTEDGLKDWLRLCTKQRQTKKPRKTKNTLTSQEIKHIHITRHLDPLPPGYFYNGYQYVDIFGEKRNLHPNMEEFIKEYITEANKEIELFNRQLELQGQPDLFDP
- the dnaaf9 gene encoding uncharacterized protein C20orf194 homolog isoform X2, encoding MAGIRRVNGKLSGINPAVSCCRLRQVQSLLCEGGTATPDGILCSLGIDSRYNEGCTELAKYLFYGLYGRNQLNLEHVLEEFPEEMLDDVILLIKAECVHLYCNPVNYSYLLPYVSHWRNLHLYCMTEAEYEDEEAAEEFKISSFVTMVQDCYRIGVPNSSQGHIQRFDMFMVEKWPLIQAFALEGIGGGSFFTMKYKLMDMSEKLWQVYNRLDPVSLDNVFTEDLVNFEKQWSGFFSSMDLESHLSILELSEAQAGEAFRTYYSHGLISSNITDKSKSQQPFVLFGKHSCSEDLESYSFNFPSESHQVRNTGPRGSAARHMILQCVAPKGPLACSRTYFFGTTHTPYLGNQTTEQKKTEVLLLSQIYSAAVQAVLSGIKCYSCTTSATKAKDVAENTFLVALDSVNLSQYRSSLRSKCEFNIQAVNKQGRIIPLTDEESRYVVKTASMTVHDIPDLQWDGGDLGSVVFSESFLESSINIQHKDGTVSSDSCYTILTTSVPRYACWLMESDVKQSEQAQHLAKTEEGTCLGTALTVADAAYVSSSSQLSTHEEGKIIFFSEGLLFIHSQYGSISLSKDHISTIKFYDPNSSAVASLFVEYESSLLPHLPFPLHSSDQCLVFALQPRSKSHRAFYSKVLSVWQSSESGLTLQLVDQEHLTSNYKNMHSRLQKLHDSQEPPVAKRRGSLKTSYCQLPEQDMFLQHFALSSIGQEPILYDHLGVLFPSAELRNPTNSKGDKVVITIISGLPGSHKKRLCNFLIQLNKERERWVVYNPDSCDSFSASHLQLYLSGFLESQRGPGGKPRLLVLSPGYTDVLDVVQAVLFHPDPVVQACFTIGAVTACVDPLASCMEHRFAFPKLLEQCSQGIVSTVVFTGLTAEQKHPLMQHVQQLVRSANPTAAFILAERGAVTRNEDVNLIFSESSFNEPQMLRARYILYPGWCKGNFLSGSGSVVLAQHHVAFNRPLERPLFVTRCKAFRSSLRPSPFQGNVYNVWGKVRFSDSDQLMEVSYNTVSGSLSIVPDHSINPLTPGPKETSTPCFLIFDGVGLTEDGLKDWLRLCTKQRQTKKPRKTKNTLTSQEIKHIHITRHLDPLPPGYFYNGYQYVDIFGEKRNLHPNMEEFIKEYITEANKEIELFNRQLELQGQPDLFDP